The Actinomadura graeca nucleotide sequence CGGACCGCCTCCCACAGCGCCGGGAACGCCGGGTCGCCGGTGTTCACCCGCGGCTCGATCCCCACCGCGGTCGTCACGTCCGTCTCCACCCCGGCCGCACGCAGCTTCAGCAGCGCGCCCGACGCCGCCTCCGCCATGCTCGCGCGCTGCCACACCCGCGCCGCGAGGCCGAGCACCGCCGCCTCGTCCGGGGTCAGGTGGATGTCGGGAAGCTCGTAGGCCTGCGGCGGGATCCGGTACCCGATCTCCTCACCGCCGCCGCCCTGCTGGTCGCTGCCGACCTCCAGCGGGACGCCGAGCTCGCGCAGCTCCTCCTTGTCGCGCTCGAACATCCGCTTGAACGCCTCGTCGGAGTCGGGATAGCCCGGCACCGCCCGGCGGATCTGCTCGGCCGTCAGGTAGCGCCGCGTGGCGAGCAGGCAGACCACCAGGTTCAACAGACGCTCGGTCTTGCGCCGTGACATCGGACCCCCTTCCCCGCCGGACACGCTACCGGACCCACGCCCGGCTCCTGCCGGAGTTGGATGACATGGCGGGCTTCTCCCGCAGCGGAAACGTCCGCCGCCCCTCACCGCGCGGGCAAGGACGCTATTTTTCCGGTGTGATCCGATGGCGCAGAGGGACCGTGCAGGGCGTCCGCCGCGAATGGCCGGGCGCGATCGAACTGGACGTCGACATCCCCGGGGACGGGCAGCGGCGCGCGCTCGCCTACCCCGCCCTCGTCGGACGGCCCGAACCCGGCGACACCGTCCTGCTCAACACCACCGCCCTCGCGATGGGCCTCGGCACCGGCGGGTACGCGATGGTCGTCGCCGTCCCCGACCGGCTGCCGCCCGACCCGGCCGGCCCCGGGCACCTGGTCAAGGCCCGCTACACCCCCCTGCAGGCCACCGTCCTCGGCGCCGACGAGCAGGGCTCCCCCCACCACGACACCCTCCGCGACGCCGACTCCCTCGGCGGCGCGCCCGTCATCGTCGCCGACCTGCACTCGGCGCTCCCGCCGATCCTCGCCGGCCTCCTCGCCGCCCGCCCCGGCACCCGCGCCGTGTACGTCATGCCCGACGGCGGGGCGCTGCCGTCCTGGTTCTCCATGTCCATCGCCCGGCTCACCGAGGCGGGCGCCCTCGCCGCCACCGTCACCACCGGGCAGGCGTTCGGCGGCGACCTGGAGGCCGTCACCGTCCACACCGGCCTCCTCGCCGCCCGCCTCGTCCTCGGCGCCGACGCCGTCATCGTCGCGCAGGGCCCCGGCAACCTCGGCACCGGCACCCGCTGGGGGTTCTCCGGCGTGTCCGCCGGGGAGGCCGTGAACGCCGCGTCGGTCCTCGGCGGCCGCCCGGTCGGATCACTGCGCGTCAGCGAGGGCGACGCCCGCGAACGCCACATCGGGGTCTCCCACCACTCCCTCACCGCCTACGGGCGCGTCGCCCTCGCCCCCGCAGACATCCCCGTCCCCGAGCTCGGCGGCCCCTTCGGCGCCCGCGTCGCCGCCGACGCCGCGCCCCTCGGCGACCGCCACACCCTCGTCCCCGTCCCCGTGGACGGACTGCACGACATCCTCCGCACCGCTGAGAAGGACTGGGGCGTCCGCCTGTCCACCATGGGCCGCCGCCTTGACGAGGACCTCCCGTACTTCCTCACCGCCGCCGCCGCCGGACGCCACACCGCCGCGCTGCTCAGCTGACCTCTTCAAGCCCGGTTCGGCCGACACCTTCCAGACCCGGTCGGCCAACCCCTCCGACCCCTCCGACCCCTCCGCGCCCGATCGCCGCCGCCTCCGCCGCCTCGTCTGCCGTGTAAGGGGAATTGAAGGTGAAGGCGCGCGGCGACGGGCCGCCGCCGCGGAGCAGGGCGAGCCGTTCCAGGGCCTCCTCCACGGTGGGCACATGGCCCGCCGGGATCCACCACAGGACGGCATGCGCGTCCACGTGCCGCCGGAACCACTCGCGGCGGCGCCGCATCGTGTCCAGGTGCGCGCTGCGGTACACGAAGTCCCACAGCGCCTCCGCCGACTCCCACACCGAGAGGTTCACGATCACGTCGGCGCCGGCGGGGCGCAGGCCGGTCGCGTCGTCCGCGCCCTCCTCCACCAGGCGCCACACGAAGCCGGGCGTGGCGTCGGCCAGGGCGTTCACCGGATCGAGCAGCGCGACGAAGTCCGCCATCCTCGGATCGCCGAGCGGGAAGCGGAGCGTCCCGACGTTCAACTGGGCCAGATGCGGGGGCGCGGGGGCGTCATCGGTCATGCGCCCACCCCACCACGCCCGGCGGCTCTATGTCAACGATCTTTAGTTTTAGAAGTCTCCGCCACGACGCAGCACCACCCCGGACGCGGATCCATCCGCACCCGCACACCGTCCGACCCCTCCACCAGGCCCTCCAGCAACGCCAGGTTCATCCCGCACACCAACGGCGGGAACAACTCCGCGACCACATGGAACGGGCAATTGCGCATGCGCAGCACCGCACGCCGCTCCCTCGCCCCGGTTCCGCCGTGGCCCTCGCCGTGGCCCTCGCCGTCGCCCTCGCCGTCGCCCCGGCCGCCGACCACGCCGTCGGCCTCACCGACGGCCTCCTCCAGGACGGGGTCGTATCCGCGCGCGGCCAGCACCTCCGCCAACCCGCCCAGATCACCACACGACCCACCGGGCCCGCGCAGCGCCCTGCCCCGCCGCCGCGCCGCGTCCTGCACCTCCCGGTCCAGGCCGGCCGCCTCCGCGGCCTCCGCCATCAGCGCCGCCGCCGTCCGGTAGTCCCGCGGCGGCACCGACACGCCGCGCTCCGCCGCCGACCGCCGGTACACCTTCGCCGGACGCCCCGCACCCGGCCCCGACCGCCCCGTCAGCCGCCTGCTGCCCACCTCCAGCAGCCCGACCTCCACCAGCCTGTCCAGGTGGAACGCCGCCAAAGACCGCTGGACGCCCGCCGCCTCCGCCGCCTCGTTCCGGCCCACCTCACGGCCCTGCGCCGCCACGAACTCGTACAACCGCCGCCGCACCGGATCCCGCAGCGACGCCACCGCGTCGATGTCGTCCACGCCGCCATTCTAAGAACAACCAGGCCACGACATAGAACCGACCTGGTTCAGCCCTCGCCGGTCGGGGCAGGCGGCTCAGTGCGCGCCGAGAACGTCCACGACGAACACCAGCGTGTCCGACCCCTTGATCCCCGCCTGCGCCAGCCCCTTCGCCCCATACCCCAGCGACGGCGGCACCACCAGCAGCATCCGGCTCCCCACCCGCTGCCCCACCAGCCCCTGATCCCAGCCCTTCATCACCTGGCCGGTACCCACCGTCACCCCGTTCGGATGCCCCGCCGCCCACGACGAACCGAACGTCCGACCGTCCCTCCAGAAGAACCCCGCATACTGCACCGCCAGCAACTGGCCCTTCCGCACCACCGGGCCGTCCCCCAGCACCAGCGTCCGCACCACCAACCCCTTCGGCGGCGCCGCCCGCGGAACCGTCACACTCGGCGCCCCGCCCCCCGACACCCTCGGCAACCCCGGATCACCCAGCGGCGGCTCCGCCCTCCCATGCGGCCCCGCCGACGCCGAATACACCCCCCGCACGTCCAGGACGTACACCAGCGTGTCATCACCGCCGATCTGCCGCGCGGCGTTCCCCTGCTCCCCGAACCCGTCCTTCGGCGGAATCGACGCCACCACCCGCGACCCCACCCGCGCACCCTCGAACGCCCGCCGCAGCCCCGGCACCACACCCCACGTCGGAAACGCCTCCGGCCGCCCCGCCGCGAAACTGCTCGCCAGCAGCTTCCGCCCGCTCCGGCTCCACCGGTAACCGACATAATCGGCCACCACCAGATCACCCTTGCGCGCCCCCGCACCCCGGCCGTCCGACAGCGTCTTCACCGCCAGCGAACCACCCGGCGCCCCCTTCGGGAACGACACCTCCGGAAGCCGCCCGAAATCGCCCCTCACCGTCACCCGCACACCACCGCCGTCCGAACACCCCGCCGCGAACACGGACGGCACGGCCAGCAGGACGGCCACGGACACGACGGCGGAACGACTGCGCATACGGACGGTCCTTCACAGGGGGTGACGGGCGCTGCTGCGCGCTCACCCTACCCCCGCGTGACCAGCCGATAGCCACAGACGCACCACACCGGCACACCGGGCACACCCCACCGCCAGGGCGCTCCAGCGCCCGCGACCACAGCGGCCGCTACATCCCCGCGATCAGCTTGTCGACCCGCTCGTCGACCGACCGGAACGGGTCCTTGCACAAGACAGTGCGCTGCGCCTGGTCGTTCAGCTTCAGATGCACCCAGTCCACCGTGAAATCACGCCGCTTCTCCTGCGCCTTCCGGATGAACTCACCCCGCAGCCGCGCCCGCGTCGTCTGCGGCGGCACCGACTTCGCCTCGAAGATGTCCAGATCCCGCGACACCCGCTCCACCGACCCCCGCTTCTCCAGCAGATAGTACAGACCGCGATCACGATGCACATCGTGATACGCCAGATCCAGCTGCGCCACACGCGGCGACGACAGCGGCAGATCGTACTTGCGCCGGTACCGCTCGATCAGCTTGTACTTCGTCACCCAGTCGATCTCACGGGACACCAGATCCAGATCCCCCGTCTCCACCGCCCGCAACGTCCGCTCCCACAACTCCAGCACACGCTTCGCCGTCGCGTCCCCGCCCCGCGCGTCCACGAAGTCCCGCGCCTTCCCGAAATACTCCCTCTGGATCTCCAGCGAACTCGCCTCGCGCCCGTTCGCCAGCCGCACCTTCCGCCGGCCCGTCATGTCATGACTGACCTCCCGGATCGCCCGGATCGGGTTCTCCAGCGTAAGGTCGCGCATCACCACGCCCGCCTCGATCATCCGCAGCACCAGGTCGGTCGCGCCGACCTTCAGCAGCATCGTCGTCTCGCTCATGTTCGAGTCACCGACGATCACATGCAGCCTTCTGAACCGCTCCGCGTCCGCATGCGGCTCATCACGCGTATTGATGATCGGACGAGACCGCGTCGTCGCCGACGACACGCCCTCCCAAATGTGCTCCGCCCGCTGCGACACGCAGTACACCGCACCCCGCGGCGTCTGCAGCACCTTCCCCGCACCACAGATGATCTGACGCGTCACCAGATACGGGATCAGGACGTCCGCGAGCCTCCCGAACTCCCCGTGCCGCCCCACCAGATAGTTCTCATGACAGCCGTACGAGTTCCCCGCCGAATCCGTGTTGTTCTTGAACAGATAGATGTCACCCGCGATGCCCTCCTCCCGGAGCCGCCGCTCGGCATCGACCAGCAACCCCTCCAGGATCCGCTCCCCCGCCTTGTCATGCGTCACCAGATCCACGACACTGTCGC carries:
- the pafA gene encoding Pup--protein ligase, with product MDRRIFGLENEYGVTCTFRGQRRLSPDEVARYLFRRVVSWGRSSNVFLRNGARLYLDVGSHPEYATPECDSVVDLVTHDKAGERILEGLLVDAERRLREEGIAGDIYLFKNNTDSAGNSYGCHENYLVGRHGEFGRLADVLIPYLVTRQIICGAGKVLQTPRGAVYCVSQRAEHIWEGVSSATTRSRPIINTRDEPHADAERFRRLHVIVGDSNMSETTMLLKVGATDLVLRMIEAGVVMRDLTLENPIRAIREVSHDMTGRRKVRLANGREASSLEIQREYFGKARDFVDARGGDATAKRVLELWERTLRAVETGDLDLVSREIDWVTKYKLIERYRRKYDLPLSSPRVAQLDLAYHDVHRDRGLYYLLEKRGSVERVSRDLDIFEAKSVPPQTTRARLRGEFIRKAQEKRRDFTVDWVHLKLNDQAQRTVLCKDPFRSVDERVDKLIAGM
- a CDS encoding FKBP-type peptidyl-prolyl cis-trans isomerase, with amino-acid sequence MRSRSAVVSVAVLLAVPSVFAAGCSDGGGVRVTVRGDFGRLPEVSFPKGAPGGSLAVKTLSDGRGAGARKGDLVVADYVGYRWSRSGRKLLASSFAAGRPEAFPTWGVVPGLRRAFEGARVGSRVVASIPPKDGFGEQGNAARQIGGDDTLVYVLDVRGVYSASAGPHGRAEPPLGDPGLPRVSGGGAPSVTVPRAAPPKGLVVRTLVLGDGPVVRKGQLLAVQYAGFFWRDGRTFGSSWAAGHPNGVTVGTGQVMKGWDQGLVGQRVGSRMLLVVPPSLGYGAKGLAQAGIKGSDTLVFVVDVLGAH
- a CDS encoding DUF3291 domain-containing protein, which codes for MTDDAPAPPHLAQLNVGTLRFPLGDPRMADFVALLDPVNALADATPGFVWRLVEEGADDATGLRPAGADVIVNLSVWESAEALWDFVYRSAHLDTMRRRREWFRRHVDAHAVLWWIPAGHVPTVEEALERLALLRGGGPSPRAFTFNSPYTADEAAEAAAIGRGGVGGVGGVGRPGLEGVGRTGLEEVS
- a CDS encoding DUF3866 family protein, coding for MIRWRRGTVQGVRREWPGAIELDVDIPGDGQRRALAYPALVGRPEPGDTVLLNTTALAMGLGTGGYAMVVAVPDRLPPDPAGPGHLVKARYTPLQATVLGADEQGSPHHDTLRDADSLGGAPVIVADLHSALPPILAGLLAARPGTRAVYVMPDGGALPSWFSMSIARLTEAGALAATVTTGQAFGGDLEAVTVHTGLLAARLVLGADAVIVAQGPGNLGTGTRWGFSGVSAGEAVNAASVLGGRPVGSLRVSEGDARERHIGVSHHSLTAYGRVALAPADIPVPELGGPFGARVAADAAPLGDRHTLVPVPVDGLHDILRTAEKDWGVRLSTMGRRLDEDLPYFLTAAAAGRHTAALLS
- a CDS encoding helix-turn-helix transcriptional regulator, translated to MDDIDAVASLRDPVRRRLYEFVAAQGREVGRNEAAEAAGVQRSLAAFHLDRLVEVGLLEVGSRRLTGRSGPGAGRPAKVYRRSAAERGVSVPPRDYRTAAALMAEAAEAAGLDREVQDAARRRGRALRGPGGSCGDLGGLAEVLAARGYDPVLEEAVGEADGVVGGRGDGEGDGEGHGEGHGGTGARERRAVLRMRNCPFHVVAELFPPLVCGMNLALLEGLVEGSDGVRVRMDPRPGWCCVVAETSKTKDR